The Bacteroidia bacterium genome segment AGTAAGCAGGCAGATAGCTGTAATATTGAATAACATCGTGTTGAATGATATCTTGTTCTACACGGTTGGAAGTCCTGATAGAAAAAAACCAAGCCATCAAACAAGCCATTATGGCCAAAATACTTAAATCAAATTTCCTCTCCATTTCGACTTTAAAAAGATGAATTAGCTATTGTAACGAATATTATCAATCAAACGAACTTCACCAAACCACGCTGCTACACAAATAACATAGTTTTTGTTAGGTTGGATGATTCGAGCAGGCTCTAAGGTATCAGCGTCTGATACTTCCAAATATTCCGGATTTAGAAAACCACCAGATTTAAGTTGTTCAACACCTTGCTGAAGAACTTCTTCAACGGTTACCTTTCCAAGATTTTCCTGTACAAATTTCAGGGTTTGATAAATTATGGAAGCTCTTTC includes the following:
- a CDS encoding pantoate--beta-alanine ligase; its protein translation is QQLAIIQTMTRNLQLPITIVPCPTLRLANGLAMSSRNERLSDKDRERASIIYQTLKFVQENLGKVTVEEVLQQGVEQLKSGGFLNPEYLEVSDADTLEPARIIQPNKNYVICVAAWFGEVRLIDNIRYNS